The region CACGGTAGGCGACTATGTGATTGTACACGCCGGATTCGCCATCCACTGCATTGACGAAGAAGAGGCCAAAATCACCCTGCAATACTTTGAGGAAATATTTGCCGATGAAACATCTCGATGAATACCGCGATCCGCATCTAGCCGGGAAGTTAATAGATAAAATAAAGGCGTTATCGCACCGGCCGGTCCGGCTTATGGAGGTTTGCGGAACCCACACCGTTTCTATATTCAGAAGCGGGATACGAAGCCTGCTGCCGCCCTCTATTACCCTGCTGTCCGGCCCCGGCTGCCCTGTCTGTGTCACGGCCACGGAGGAAATAGATAAGTTTATCAAGCTCGGCCAACAAAAGGATACGATTGTTGCTACCTTTGGCGACCTGGTACGCGTGCCGGGGTCCTCGTCGTCCCTGCAGAAGGAGCGGGCGGATGGGGCAGATATCCGCGTGGTCTATTCCACATTTGACGCCTTGGACATCGCCCGCCGGAATCCATCCCGCACGGTTGTCTTCCTGGCGGTGGGCTTTGAGACCACTGCGCCGACTATTGCGGCGGCAGTAAAAGAGACCAAAAAAGAAGGAATTGGCAACTTTTATATTATCCCGGCCCATAAGATTATCCCCCCGGCCATGGAGGCCCTTTTGGCCGGCGGAGAGCTGGCCATCGACGGCTTCATCTGCCCGGGGCATGTATCCGTCATCATTGGCGCAGATGCCTACCGGCCGGTCGCCGATAAATATCACATCCCCTGCGTAGTGGCCGGTTTCGAACCCGTAGATATATTGCAGACCATTTACATGTTATTGTCCCAGATTGAAGAGGGAAAGGCTATAGTGGAAATCCAGTACCGGAGGGCGGTCAACTTCACCGGCAATGAAAAGGCATTGGCCCTGCTCTCGGAGGTCTTTGAGACCTGCGACGCGCCATGGCGCGGGCTTGGCACTATACCTGATAGCGGCTTAAGATTAAGGGATAATTACCGCGCCCTGGATATTGAGACAAAGTTCGATCTAACCGTGCCCAGGACCCAGGATCATCCCGGTTGCAGTTGTGGGGACATACTGCGGGGCGTCAAAACCCCGCTTGACTGCGTCCTTTACCGGAAGGTCTGCACGCCTTCCAATCCCTATGGCCCCTGTATGGTCTCGACCGAAGGGACATGCGCAGCCTATTACAAATATCATGATTGATGATCTCGTAAAAAGTAAAATTTACCGCAGAGGTCGCCGAGAACGCTGAGATAACATATTAAATAGGTTAAAGTTTTCCTCTGCGGACTCTGCGTGCTCAGCAGTGAAAAGGCTTTTTTACGAATTGATCTTTATTGATATTCTTATTTTCTCTGTGTGCTCTGTGGTAAAAATCTTTTGGCAATACATTATTAAGCCTATGGAGATCCTATGAAACACGACCGGATACTTCTCGACCACGGAAGCGGAGGCCGGGCCTCGCATGAGTTGATCGCCTCTCTTTTCCTCCCCCAATTTGATAATGAATTCCTCAGAGAAATGAACGATAGCGCGGTTATGACCATCGGAGGGACCAAACTGGCCTTCTCTACCGATTCTTATGTAGTCGATCCCATTTTCTTTCCCGGCGGGGATATAGGCAGCCTGGCCATACACGGCACGGTAAACGACCTGGCCATGCGCGGGGCCCGGCCGCTCTATCTGAGTGTCGGGTTCATCATAGAAGAAGGGCTCCCCATGGCCGACCTTAAAGCCATAGCCGGCAGCATGAAAAATGCAGCGGCTGAGGCCGGGGTAGTCATTGCTACGGGAGACACCAAGGTTGTGCCCAAAGGCGCTACAGACAAGGTCTTCATAAATACCGCCGGCATCGGGATAATTGATCCGGACGTCAACATCTCCGGACAAAACGCCAGGCCCGGAGACAAGATAATCTTGAGCGGCACCATCGCCGACCACGGCATAACCATCCTTACCTGCCGGGAAGGCCTGCGATTCGATGCCCCCTTAAAGAGCGATTCCGCTCCCTTAAATACCCTGGTGGCCGAGATGCTGGCGGCGAGCCGGAAAATCAACGTCCTCCGCGACCCCACCCGTGGCGGTCTGGGCACATCCCTCAATGAAATCGCCGGACAATCCCGGGTAGGTATCCGTGTCCACGAAGAGACCATACCCGTTCGTCCCGAGGTACAGGCCGCATGCGAACTCTTAGGGATAGACCCGCTCTATTTAGCCAATGAGGGCAAACTGATAGCCTGCGCAGCGGCCCAGGATGCTGAAAAACTAATTGATATTATGCATAAAAATCCCTATGGCCGGGATGCCTGCATTATTGGCGAGGTCATATCCGATCATCCTGGTAAGGTATTTATGAAAACCATTATCGGCGGTAACCGAATC is a window of Thermodesulfobacteriota bacterium DNA encoding:
- a CDS encoding HypC/HybG/HupF family hydrogenase formation chaperone; its protein translation is MCLAVPMQVLELKENTAVVDMGGTRKAVRLDAIDRPPTVGDYVIVHAGFAIHCIDEEEAKITLQYFEEIFADETSR
- the hypD gene encoding hydrogenase formation protein HypD; protein product: MKHLDEYRDPHLAGKLIDKIKALSHRPVRLMEVCGTHTVSIFRSGIRSLLPPSITLLSGPGCPVCVTATEEIDKFIKLGQQKDTIVATFGDLVRVPGSSSSLQKERADGADIRVVYSTFDALDIARRNPSRTVVFLAVGFETTAPTIAAAVKETKKEGIGNFYIIPAHKIIPPAMEALLAGGELAIDGFICPGHVSVIIGADAYRPVADKYHIPCVVAGFEPVDILQTIYMLLSQIEEGKAIVEIQYRRAVNFTGNEKALALLSEVFETCDAPWRGLGTIPDSGLRLRDNYRALDIETKFDLTVPRTQDHPGCSCGDILRGVKTPLDCVLYRKVCTPSNPYGPCMVSTEGTCAAYYKYHD
- the hypE gene encoding hydrogenase expression/formation protein HypE, producing the protein MKHDRILLDHGSGGRASHELIASLFLPQFDNEFLREMNDSAVMTIGGTKLAFSTDSYVVDPIFFPGGDIGSLAIHGTVNDLAMRGARPLYLSVGFIIEEGLPMADLKAIAGSMKNAAAEAGVVIATGDTKVVPKGATDKVFINTAGIGIIDPDVNISGQNARPGDKIILSGTIADHGITILTCREGLRFDAPLKSDSAPLNTLVAEMLAASRKINVLRDPTRGGLGTSLNEIAGQSRVGIRVHEETIPVRPEVQAACELLGIDPLYLANEGKLIACAAAQDAEKLIDIMHKNPYGRDACIIGEVISDHPGKVFMKTIIGGNRIVDMLTGEPLPRIC